From a region of the Mercurialis annua linkage group LG1-X, ddMerAnnu1.2, whole genome shotgun sequence genome:
- the LOC126665220 gene encoding uncharacterized protein LOC126665220, which produces MTWHAEHEMEDEKMCHPSDSPAWKRFSELHTDFADETRNIRLGLCTDGFQPFGSFGKNYSSWPVIVTPYNLPPGMCMKDEFMFLTILVPGPGNPKNHMDIFLQPLIAELNQLWESGIRTYDIQKRQNFQMRAALMWTINDFPAYSMLSGWSTSGRLACPHCMENTEAFTLPESGKQSWFDCHRKFLPTGHHFRRNVTEFRKGKQVRHQFGGVRTGDEVLAEVDGLGFKRAYENDAKATNDELSKGRGWNRKSIFWDLPYWRTNVIRHNLDVMHIEKNVFDNVFNTVLNVPGKTKDTAKSRAELNKICDRPGLAQDEETGRYPKALYALDRDLKKILLEWIQKLKFPDGYVSNLSRCVDLNSLKMMGMKSHDCHVFMQRLLPIALRELLPAEVWEPLTELSIFFRELTATSLKKADLQRLELDIPKILCKLERIFPPSFFDSMEHLPVHLPYEAMMAGPVQYRWMYPFERYLRKLKNKVSNKGRVEGSISSGYLLEETAKFASFYFKDGDPMVPCRMQRNEVCEMDVDDDFDRLNIFKPKGRPVGACRNRYLDDAEYVAARSYILLNCPEIEPYRE; this is translated from the exons atgacatggcacgctgaacatgaaatggaagacgagaagatgtgtcatccttctgactctccggcttggaaacggttcagtgagttgcatacagattttgctgacgaaacaagaaatatcaggctAGGCTTATGTACTGacgggtttcaaccatttggtagtTTTGGGAAAAATTATTCTTCCTGGCCAGTTATTGTGACGCCGTATAATCTGCCTCCtggcatgtgcatgaaggatgagtttatgtttcTAACAATACTTGTCCCGGGACCCGGTAATCCAAAAAACCATATGGATATTTTCCTGCAGCCATTAATAGCGGAGTTGAATCAGTTGTGGGAATCTGGAATCCGGACATATGACATTCAAAAACGgcagaattttcaaatgagggcggcgcttatgtggacaattaatgactttcccgcttattcaatgTTGTCCGGTTGGAGCACATCAGGAAGATTGGCATGTCCGCATTGTATGGAAAATACTGAGGCTTTCACGTTGCCCGAGAGTGGAaaacaatcgtggtttgattgccacagaAAGTTTTTACCTACAGGTCACCATTTCCGTCGGAATGTTACCGAATTCCGAAAAGGCAAACAAGTTAGACATCAATTTGGAGGTGTGAGGACTGGAGATGAAGTGTTAGCAGAGGTGGACGGTTTGGGGTTTAAGAGGGCCTATGAGAATGATGCTAAGGCTACGAATGATGAACTATCTAAAGGCCGTGGTTGGAACcgaaaaagtatattttggGATTTACCGTATTGGAGGACAAATGTGATCCGGcataatctcgatgtcatgcatattgagaaaaatgtatttgacaacgTTTTCAATACCGTGCTCAATGTACCTGGTAAGACGAAAGATACGGCAAAATCTCGGGCAGAGTTGAATAAAATTTGTGATCGTCCTGGCCTGGCACAAGATGAGGAAACTGGTAGATATCCAAAGGCtttgtatgctttggacagagatttaaaaaagattttgtTAGAATGGATTCAAAAGTTAAAGTTTCCAGATGGTTACGTGTCCAACTTGTCTAGGTGCGTTGATTTAAACAGTTTAAAGATGATGGGCATGAAAAGTCATGATTGTCATGTCTTCATGCAACGACTTTTGCCAATTGCTCTTCGGGAGCTTCTTCCGGCAGAAGTGTGGGAGCCTTTAACAGAGTTGAGTATATTCTTCAGAGAGTTAACCGCCACATCGCTGAAAAAGGCAGATCTTCAGAGATTAGAGCTTGATATCCCGAAGATACTGTGCAAGTTGGAACGTATATTTCCGCCGAGTTTTTTTGATTCGATGGAACATCTCCCCGTACACCTTCCatacgaagctatgatggcaggacctGTTCAGTATCGTTGGATGTATCCGTTTGAAAG ATACCTgagaaaactcaaaaataaggTTTCGAATAAAGGCAGAGTGGAAGGAAGCATTAGCAGCGGATATCTACTGGAGGAAACAGCAAAATTTGCATCTTTTTATTTCAAGGATGGTGATCCGATGGTACCATGTCGGatgcaaagaaatgaagtttgcGAAATGGACGTTGATGATGATTTCGACagattaaatattttcaaaccaaaagggCGACCTGTAGGTGCTTGTCGGAACAGATATCTGGATGATGCTGAATATGTTGCTGCCCGAAGCTACATCCTTTTGAATTGCCCTGAAATCGAACCTTACAGAGAGTAA
- the LOC126665223 gene encoding uncharacterized protein LOC126665223 isoform X2 produces the protein MRGSGSSSAGRGRGRDTGQGRGRGRGRGDPEQDPLESSDTGAEQQVLAGRPAPRRAARQPQDQPPATDETGRIRVTPDAARERLLDSRNDSGSASRAILPIFRSSWFPEGSSWKKLTAEHKGFYFEEFKGFCWDSTHPEDLIRGVFYRHAANRYKDTLHNMKPDKKEGSVSADTWASWKRDWDTAEAKKKSEVARANRLSEPSGAGTGPVRHTAGSRSATRHKTVMTEELGREPTLAELHVRLHLTKADRTVFVDKRSKDKNDRFQAELAAATQSQAAGEGSSSTPEPIDENELFLSLEAIKKQRVYGIGSASASYIGQSSRLRRGGSSQSQQQAVVSEEIEQRIAREVEERLEQRMRTVEAGFDERIRTELARLMTTLPPELRPQFPPPPPPPADDTTSLG, from the exons ATGAGAGGTTCAGGTTCTTCTTCTGCCGGCCGAGGCCGGGGTAGGGACACTGGTCAGGGACGTGGACGTGGACGTGGACGTGGCGACCCAGAGCAGGATCCACTTGAGAGCTCGGATACAGGGGCTGAGCAGCAGGTGCTGGCGGGTAGACCCGCACCGCGGAGAGCGGCGAGACAGCCACAGGACCAGCCGCCAGCTACGGACGAGACTGGGAGGATTAGAGTTACACCTGATGCTGCAAG AGAAAGGTTACTAGATAGCAGGAACGACAGCGGGAGCGCATCGAGGGCGATCTTGCCCATTTTCCGATCTAGCTGGTTCCCTGAGGGTTCCTCGTGGAAGAAGCTGACAGCAGAGCATAAGGGCTTCTACTTCGAGGAGTTCAAG GGTTTTTGCTGGGACTCCACCCACCCTGAGGACCTGATTAGAGGGGTCTTCTACCGACATGCGGCTAATCGGTACAAAGATACTCTCCACAACATGAAGCCAGATAAAAAAGAGGGCAGTGTTAGTGCTGATACTTGGGCGTCGTGGAAGCGAGACTGGGATACTGCTGAGGCTAAGAAGAAGTCTGAGGTAGCACGAGCTAATCGGCTGAGTGAGCCGTCCGGAGCTGGCACCGGACCGGTTCGACATACCGCAGGATCGAGATCGGCTACGAGGCATAAGACAGTTATG ACTGAGGAGCTCGGTCGAGAGCCCACTTTAGCTGAGTTGCATGTACGGTTGCACCTGACCAAGGCTGATCGGACTGTCTTCGTTGACAAGAGATCAAAGGATAAAAAC GACCGTTTCCAGGCAGAGCTTGCTGCAGCGACCCAGTCTCAGGCGGCTGGAGAAGGGAGTTCGTCGACTCCAGAGCCGATCGACGAGAACGAGCTGTTTTTGTCTCTCGAGGCAATCAAGAAGCAGCGAGTCTACGGTATTGGTTCGGCATCAGCATCCTACATCGGCCAGAGCAGCCGATTGCGCCGCGGCGGATCATCCCAGTCACAGCAGCAGGCGGTCGTTAGTGAGGAGATCGAGCAGCGCATTGCTAGAGAGGTTGAGGAGCGACTCGAGCAGCGGATGCGTACTGTGGAG gcgggtttcgacgagcggatccgtactgagcTTGCGCGACTGATGACTACACTCCCACCGGAGTTACGACCGCAGTTTCCcccacctccacctccaccgGCTGACGACACTACTAGTTTGGGGTAG
- the LOC126665223 gene encoding uncharacterized protein LOC126665223 isoform X1 produces the protein MRGSGSSSAGRGRGRDTGQGRGRGRGRGDPEQDPLESSDTGAEQQVLAGRPAPRRAARQPQDQPPATDETGRIRVTPDAARERLLDSRNDSGSASRAILPIFRSSWFPEGSSWKKLTAEHKGFYFEEFKKGFCWDSTHPEDLIRGVFYRHAANRYKDTLHNMKPDKKEGSVSADTWASWKRDWDTAEAKKKSEVARANRLSEPSGAGTGPVRHTAGSRSATRHKTVMTEELGREPTLAELHVRLHLTKADRTVFVDKRSKDKNDRFQAELAAATQSQAAGEGSSSTPEPIDENELFLSLEAIKKQRVYGIGSASASYIGQSSRLRRGGSSQSQQQAVVSEEIEQRIAREVEERLEQRMRTVEAGFDERIRTELARLMTTLPPELRPQFPPPPPPPADDTTSLG, from the exons ATGAGAGGTTCAGGTTCTTCTTCTGCCGGCCGAGGCCGGGGTAGGGACACTGGTCAGGGACGTGGACGTGGACGTGGACGTGGCGACCCAGAGCAGGATCCACTTGAGAGCTCGGATACAGGGGCTGAGCAGCAGGTGCTGGCGGGTAGACCCGCACCGCGGAGAGCGGCGAGACAGCCACAGGACCAGCCGCCAGCTACGGACGAGACTGGGAGGATTAGAGTTACACCTGATGCTGCAAG AGAAAGGTTACTAGATAGCAGGAACGACAGCGGGAGCGCATCGAGGGCGATCTTGCCCATTTTCCGATCTAGCTGGTTCCCTGAGGGTTCCTCGTGGAAGAAGCTGACAGCAGAGCATAAGGGCTTCTACTTCGAGGAGTTCAAG AAGGGTTTTTGCTGGGACTCCACCCACCCTGAGGACCTGATTAGAGGGGTCTTCTACCGACATGCGGCTAATCGGTACAAAGATACTCTCCACAACATGAAGCCAGATAAAAAAGAGGGCAGTGTTAGTGCTGATACTTGGGCGTCGTGGAAGCGAGACTGGGATACTGCTGAGGCTAAGAAGAAGTCTGAGGTAGCACGAGCTAATCGGCTGAGTGAGCCGTCCGGAGCTGGCACCGGACCGGTTCGACATACCGCAGGATCGAGATCGGCTACGAGGCATAAGACAGTTATG ACTGAGGAGCTCGGTCGAGAGCCCACTTTAGCTGAGTTGCATGTACGGTTGCACCTGACCAAGGCTGATCGGACTGTCTTCGTTGACAAGAGATCAAAGGATAAAAAC GACCGTTTCCAGGCAGAGCTTGCTGCAGCGACCCAGTCTCAGGCGGCTGGAGAAGGGAGTTCGTCGACTCCAGAGCCGATCGACGAGAACGAGCTGTTTTTGTCTCTCGAGGCAATCAAGAAGCAGCGAGTCTACGGTATTGGTTCGGCATCAGCATCCTACATCGGCCAGAGCAGCCGATTGCGCCGCGGCGGATCATCCCAGTCACAGCAGCAGGCGGTCGTTAGTGAGGAGATCGAGCAGCGCATTGCTAGAGAGGTTGAGGAGCGACTCGAGCAGCGGATGCGTACTGTGGAG gcgggtttcgacgagcggatccgtactgagcTTGCGCGACTGATGACTACACTCCCACCGGAGTTACGACCGCAGTTTCCcccacctccacctccaccgGCTGACGACACTACTAGTTTGGGGTAG